Proteins encoded within one genomic window of Pantoea eucalypti:
- a CDS encoding GNAT family N-acetyltransferase, whose protein sequence is MEKFTVRRITESDSGDFRELRLEALRLHPDAFGASYEECNHKPLQFFAEQLRASHVFGGYDNHNILQGMIGVSRSSLPKLSHVANIWGMYVRSGMRGSGLSSGLMEAALEAASSAKTVKLSVVTTNRSAYALYRSFGFTEWATDTAALCVDGVFHDEFLMRRNSETGS, encoded by the coding sequence GTGGAAAAATTTACGGTACGGCGCATCACCGAAAGCGATTCTGGCGACTTCAGAGAATTGAGGCTGGAGGCTTTGCGGCTTCATCCTGACGCCTTTGGCGCCTCTTACGAGGAATGCAATCATAAGCCACTGCAGTTCTTTGCCGAACAGCTGAGAGCCAGCCATGTTTTTGGCGGATACGATAACCATAATATTTTGCAGGGCATGATTGGCGTTAGCCGCAGCTCGCTACCTAAACTGAGCCACGTTGCAAATATCTGGGGAATGTATGTTCGCTCCGGGATGAGAGGGAGTGGCCTGTCATCTGGTCTCATGGAGGCGGCGCTGGAAGCCGCCAGCTCAGCTAAAACAGTGAAACTCTCAGTGGTTACCACTAACCGGTCTGCTTACGCGCTTTATCGTTCCTTCGGATTCACCGAGTGGGCAACAGACACCGCTGCACTATGCGTTGACGGGGTATTTCATGACGAGTTCCTCATGAGGAGGAACTCTGAGACCGGTTCATAA
- a CDS encoding antibiotic biosynthesis monooxygenase, with protein sequence MIVRTWHGCVPFKHAEGFANHLQKTGVEHSERTPGNLGTYVRRETQGEWEHFFLATYWKDLEAVKAFAGEQYQVAVTYPDDEQFELLSDPYVFQHDVQAVSSL encoded by the coding sequence ATGATCGTAAGAACATGGCACGGATGCGTACCGTTCAAGCATGCAGAAGGCTTTGCAAACCATCTGCAAAAAACCGGCGTCGAACATTCAGAGAGGACACCAGGAAATCTGGGGACATATGTACGCAGAGAAACGCAGGGTGAATGGGAGCATTTCTTCCTGGCTACTTACTGGAAAGATCTTGAGGCCGTAAAAGCATTCGCAGGAGAACAGTATCAGGTTGCAGTCACCTATCCGGACGATGAGCAATTTGAGCTGCTATCCGATCCTTACGTCTTCCAGCACGACGTGCAAGCCGTATCCTCCCTGTAG
- a CDS encoding amino acid-binding protein yields the protein MYDIHVILKNSPGSLGSLGSVLGENGVGLEGGGVFAGTEGGHAHFLVEDGYKARKVLTEAGFDVCNVCRPLVRKLPQERPGELGEIADTIARNGINILVQYSDHSNRLILITDDDARAAEVTRRWAIPSE from the coding sequence ATGTATGACATTCACGTTATTCTAAAAAACAGCCCGGGCTCACTTGGTTCACTGGGTAGTGTACTGGGTGAAAACGGAGTGGGGCTTGAAGGCGGTGGCGTATTTGCAGGAACTGAAGGCGGGCACGCACACTTCCTGGTTGAAGACGGCTATAAAGCACGCAAGGTGTTGACTGAAGCCGGTTTTGATGTGTGCAACGTGTGCCGTCCCCTGGTAAGAAAATTACCTCAGGAACGGCCCGGAGAGCTGGGAGAAATAGCTGACACAATTGCCCGGAACGGCATCAATATTCTGGTACAGTACAGCGATCACAGTAACCGGCTCATTCTCATTACGGATGATGATGCCCGGGCAGCCGAAGTAACCCGAAGATGGGCAATACCTTCTGAATGA
- a CDS encoding GNAT family N-acetyltransferase — protein MEKFTVRRITESDLGDFRELRLEALRLHPDAFGASYEECNHKPLQFFAEQLRASHVFGGYDHHNILQGMIGVSRSSLPKLSHVANIWGMYVRSGMRGSGLSSGLMEAALEAASSAKTVKLTVVTTNRSAYALYRSFGFIKWATDTAALCVDGVYYDEFLMRRNSETDS, from the coding sequence GTGGAAAAATTTACGGTACGGCGCATCACCGAAAGCGATCTTGGCGACTTCAGAGAATTGAGGCTGGAAGCTTTACGGCTTCATCCTGACGCCTTTGGTGCCTCTTACGAGGAATGCAATCATAAGCCACTGCAGTTCTTTGCCGAACAGCTGAGAGCCAGCCATGTTTTTGGCGGATACGACCATCATAATATTCTGCAGGGCATGATTGGCGTTAGCCGCAGCTCGCTGCCTAAACTGAGCCACGTTGCAAATATCTGGGGAATGTATGTTCGCTCCGGGATGAGAGGGAGTGGCCTGTCATCTGGTCTCATGGAGGCGGCGCTGGAAGCCGCCAGCTCAGCTAAAACAGTAAAACTCACCGTGGTTACCACTAACCGGTCTGCGTATGCGCTTTATCGTTCCTTCGGATTCATCAAGTGGGCAACAGACACCGCTGCACTATGCGTTGACGGGGTATATTATGACGAGTTCCTCATGAGGAGGAACTCTGAGACCGATTCATAA
- a CDS encoding glutathione S-transferase family protein, translating into MKIYTYPKSRSLRVLWALEEMGVNYESIRVDLLNPTSEVRSPHPLGKVPFLTDGDVSISETLAICIYLCEQHKNISIYPATAEEKSSVNSWLSFTLSDLEAPVWSLLKHIVFTPENQRSPDLMNYFSKEADKVISQIRFKPTQTWIASNNFTLADIFLSHTLLWAKLCGLEITEEIDSYILRSTSRPAFLKAQEVNNR; encoded by the coding sequence TTGAAGATCTATACCTACCCCAAAAGCCGATCATTAAGAGTACTCTGGGCTCTTGAAGAAATGGGAGTGAATTACGAGTCCATCAGAGTCGATCTTTTGAACCCTACTTCTGAGGTGAGATCACCCCATCCATTGGGAAAAGTGCCTTTTTTGACCGATGGTGACGTGTCAATCAGTGAAACCTTAGCGATCTGTATTTACCTGTGTGAACAACATAAAAACATCTCTATTTATCCCGCAACCGCTGAAGAAAAATCCTCTGTAAATTCGTGGTTAAGCTTCACGCTATCCGATCTGGAAGCCCCCGTATGGAGTCTGCTCAAACATATTGTCTTCACTCCCGAAAACCAGCGTTCCCCGGATTTAATGAATTATTTCAGTAAGGAAGCAGATAAAGTCATCTCTCAGATTCGCTTTAAGCCGACTCAAACATGGATTGCGAGCAACAACTTTACACTGGCCGATATTTTTCTTTCTCATACGTTGTTATGGGCAAAACTGTGCGGATTGGAAATCACCGAAGAGATTGATAGCTACATATTAAGATCAACGAGTCGCCCCGCTTTCTTAAAGGCTCAGGAAGTAAATAATCGCTAA
- a CDS encoding VOC family protein, producing the protein MVLQHLRIARPVSALSKSCEMYCNGLGLEKIGDFTDHNGFSGYMLGLDSLSWHLEFTQCHDHPVHPSPSNEDLLVLYIPEKNSWRTTCKNMDDAGFARVKSFNPYWERDGVTFEDMDGYRVVIQNMHWGKL; encoded by the coding sequence ATGGTTTTGCAGCACTTGAGGATAGCCAGGCCTGTCAGCGCACTAAGTAAAAGCTGTGAAATGTACTGTAACGGGCTTGGGTTAGAAAAAATCGGCGACTTTACAGACCACAATGGATTCAGCGGATACATGTTAGGACTGGATAGTTTGTCTTGGCATCTTGAGTTTACCCAGTGCCATGATCATCCGGTGCACCCCTCACCCTCAAATGAAGATCTTTTGGTACTGTACATTCCAGAGAAGAACAGTTGGCGAACCACTTGTAAAAATATGGATGATGCTGGCTTCGCCAGAGTTAAATCATTCAATCCCTACTGGGAACGCGATGGCGTTACCTTTGAAGATATGGATGGATACAGGGTTGTAATTCAAAACATGCATTGGGGCAAGCTCTGA
- a CDS encoding antibiotic biosynthesis monooxygenase family protein, whose protein sequence is MIAVLFEADALPEAQERYLQLASDLKPLLSDTPGFISIERFQSLTTPGKILSLSWWENEESVAGWKRNLMHQAAQKEGKQSIFSFYRIRVASVFRDYSSDKGTNQHV, encoded by the coding sequence ATGATTGCAGTACTTTTTGAGGCAGATGCCCTGCCAGAGGCTCAGGAAAGATACCTTCAGCTCGCTTCGGATCTGAAGCCTCTCTTATCCGACACGCCCGGCTTTATTTCAATTGAGCGTTTCCAAAGCCTGACTACGCCCGGAAAGATTCTTTCTTTGTCGTGGTGGGAGAATGAGGAGTCTGTAGCCGGATGGAAGCGGAATCTAATGCATCAGGCCGCTCAGAAAGAAGGTAAGCAGTCGATTTTTTCATTCTACAGAATACGGGTAGCCAGCGTATTCCGTGATTACTCTTCTGATAAGGGAACAAATCAGCATGTATGA
- a CDS encoding FAD-dependent monooxygenase, with amino-acid sequence MMTRPKKIAIVGAGIAGMALAILAIRQGHQVSIFERGSTVSTSGAGVTLWPNAMFVMQKMGLDKKVIQVGGTPCMMRQFDRYGLLQSEFDISAVNSLCGFPSVTVLRRELLSLLIGALDSLDCEIKFSCAITTADVMKLSQEFDLVVGADGRMNSVVRQALYAERIPPHYHGFVNVIGVGRQREGSLSNAIDDFRGRGERFGIVPVNNEWCYWAGAWNAPVNDERLRAHYFDELHQRFQDWPDPVQNVLQSCDKALIKCIFVHDIDPLPFWHQDNILLIGDAAHASLPTSGQGACQALEDAWHLARLLREIDDINIVPESFYQLRHSKTSAAQLTGRQFADKIFSEQPEPLLPATNISTAELSRFWMQGLT; translated from the coding sequence ATGATGACCAGACCTAAGAAAATTGCCATCGTAGGGGCCGGGATTGCTGGAATGGCGCTGGCAATACTTGCAATCAGACAGGGCCATCAGGTCAGCATATTTGAACGTGGCAGCACCGTATCCACTTCAGGAGCGGGTGTGACGTTGTGGCCCAATGCCATGTTCGTCATGCAGAAGATGGGTCTGGACAAAAAGGTAATTCAGGTGGGTGGTACGCCCTGCATGATGCGCCAGTTTGACCGATATGGTCTTCTTCAGTCTGAGTTCGATATTTCAGCAGTAAATTCACTATGCGGTTTTCCCAGCGTGACAGTCTTACGACGTGAGCTACTCAGCTTACTGATCGGTGCGCTGGATAGTCTGGATTGCGAGATCAAATTCAGTTGTGCAATCACTACTGCAGACGTAATGAAGTTAAGCCAGGAGTTTGACCTGGTCGTGGGGGCTGACGGGCGTATGAATTCAGTCGTCCGCCAGGCGTTGTATGCGGAGAGAATACCTCCTCATTATCATGGCTTTGTGAACGTAATAGGAGTAGGCAGGCAACGAGAGGGCAGCCTGAGCAATGCTATCGATGATTTTCGAGGCCGGGGGGAGCGTTTTGGCATCGTGCCGGTGAATAACGAGTGGTGCTATTGGGCAGGTGCATGGAACGCTCCTGTTAACGATGAACGCCTTCGAGCGCATTATTTCGATGAGTTGCATCAGCGTTTTCAGGACTGGCCTGATCCTGTGCAGAATGTATTGCAGTCATGTGATAAAGCATTAATTAAGTGCATTTTTGTTCATGACATTGATCCACTTCCTTTCTGGCATCAGGACAATATTTTACTGATCGGAGACGCGGCTCATGCTTCCTTACCGACTTCCGGGCAGGGAGCATGCCAGGCGCTGGAAGATGCATGGCATTTGGCTCGCTTATTGAGGGAGATCGACGATATAAACATTGTTCCGGAAAGCTTTTACCAACTAAGACATAGCAAGACCTCAGCAGCACAGCTGACTGGAAGACAATTCGCTGATAAGATTTTTTCTGAACAACCTGAACCACTGTTGCCTGCCACTAATATTTCTACTGCTGAACTCAGTCGGTTTTGGATGCAAGGTTTGACGTAA
- a CDS encoding LysR family transcriptional regulator, whose product MIEKFEMQWLICFQAVYEKLSFKLAADQLQLPSSNVSRHVVLLEQQLRVRLLERTTRKIIPTAAGKQLYQSITPLTRALDHALEEVSLFGDSLSGHLKIITPDLPFMADILADFCIRHPQIQLSCDTQLDPTEGLLDGFDLVLRFGRGPLEDSSWVAREILRWPSCVVAAPELLKRYPLPRSPDELANIPCITSMSVLQGTPWRFKQNQTVRVHSSYKVNSGQMARAAALKGLGFAILPLHACESEIDNGSLIKINCNREPEDLVLYALYSGRKYLPVKVKAFLEHLQLSIADLEVRSKEGI is encoded by the coding sequence ATGATTGAGAAATTTGAGATGCAGTGGCTGATCTGCTTCCAGGCTGTTTATGAAAAGTTGAGCTTTAAGCTCGCAGCAGATCAGCTTCAACTGCCATCATCCAATGTCAGCCGTCATGTCGTTTTACTTGAACAACAACTTCGCGTGCGGCTGCTGGAGCGCACAACCCGCAAGATAATTCCGACCGCAGCCGGTAAACAACTATATCAATCCATTACACCGCTCACGCGCGCTTTGGACCATGCCCTTGAAGAAGTATCCCTATTCGGTGATTCACTTTCAGGCCATCTGAAGATCATTACCCCAGACCTTCCATTCATGGCCGATATCCTTGCTGACTTCTGCATCAGGCATCCACAAATACAGCTCAGTTGTGACACTCAGCTGGATCCAACAGAAGGATTACTGGACGGATTTGATCTAGTATTACGCTTTGGGCGTGGACCACTGGAAGATTCCAGCTGGGTTGCCAGGGAAATTCTGCGCTGGCCAAGCTGTGTGGTGGCCGCACCAGAACTTCTGAAACGTTACCCCTTGCCACGATCGCCAGATGAATTAGCCAACATCCCTTGCATTACCAGTATGTCGGTACTCCAGGGAACGCCCTGGAGATTTAAACAAAACCAAACCGTCCGGGTACATTCCAGTTACAAGGTGAACAGCGGACAGATGGCGAGAGCCGCTGCATTAAAAGGACTTGGCTTCGCCATTTTGCCTCTCCATGCGTGTGAATCCGAAATCGACAACGGCTCCCTTATAAAAATTAACTGTAATCGCGAACCTGAAGATCTGGTGCTCTACGCGCTGTATTCCGGCAGAAAATATCTACCTGTCAAAGTGAAGGCGTTTCTGGAACATTTGCAATTATCTATTGCCGATTTAGAGGTACGCAGCAAGGAAGGCATATAA
- a CDS encoding glutathione S-transferase family protein, which yields MTAKLHLFTSPSAFPNPQRLRLFLHEKGIADQFNETIYDMSSVGEQRGWRHLNMNPWGETPTLQLTDGSYISETAAIVRYLDQVYPGRRIMGETALEQGLDNMWDNRVWVHILYRIVTAFHVLHTGLGFKLELTKNEAWGEHCRKEALAHAALVNRHLSDGREWLLGGNEPTFSDITLATAIAFSKFPVNATPLDERFEFLDAYWQRWTKRPAFQAAYSDRNSGIPELDSPAQ from the coding sequence ATGACTGCTAAACTTCACCTTTTCACCTCGCCTTCAGCTTTTCCGAACCCTCAGCGTCTACGCCTGTTCCTGCACGAAAAGGGCATCGCTGACCAATTTAATGAGACCATCTATGACATGTCTTCTGTAGGAGAACAGCGTGGCTGGCGTCACCTGAATATGAACCCGTGGGGCGAAACGCCCACCCTTCAACTGACAGATGGTAGTTACATTTCCGAAACGGCTGCCATCGTCCGTTATCTGGACCAGGTTTATCCTGGTCGCAGAATCATGGGGGAGACAGCACTGGAACAGGGTCTGGATAACATGTGGGATAACCGGGTGTGGGTGCATATTCTGTATCGCATCGTTACTGCGTTTCACGTGTTGCACACCGGTCTCGGCTTTAAGCTGGAACTGACCAAAAATGAGGCGTGGGGCGAACACTGCCGTAAGGAAGCTTTGGCTCACGCCGCACTGGTCAATCGCCACCTTTCAGACGGCCGCGAATGGCTGCTTGGCGGCAATGAACCGACCTTTTCGGACATAACGCTGGCAACCGCGATCGCCTTCTCGAAATTCCCGGTCAATGCCACTCCACTGGACGAGCGTTTTGAGTTCTTAGATGCGTACTGGCAGCGCTGGACAAAACGTCCCGCTTTCCAGGCGGCCTACTCTGATCGCAACAGCGGCATTCCTGAGCTGGATTCGCCAGCCCAGTAA
- a CDS encoding ArsR/SmtB family transcription factor, protein MNLVKTKRDIEPDGVLETSMAMVASALSDPSRVSILCALMDGRAWTATELSVVAGIAASTTSGHLNRLLSNGLVICLTQGRHRYYSLAGHHIAGLLENLMGVSMGTSKAPVSSTPVYLRYARTCYDHLAGELAVNIYEFMLQEKWLEADGSELTSAGKIHFEKMGVLLNSRTRRKPCCGCLDWSERRFHLGGDAGSALFTLFLQKEWLTRTQGYREVNVTDPGRVALYRLFKLKIT, encoded by the coding sequence ATGAACCTCGTTAAAACAAAGCGCGACATTGAGCCAGATGGTGTCCTTGAAACATCAATGGCAATGGTGGCTTCTGCGCTGTCTGATCCGTCAAGGGTAAGCATTCTGTGCGCCCTGATGGACGGGCGCGCATGGACAGCTACAGAACTTAGCGTAGTGGCTGGCATAGCAGCCTCTACGACCAGCGGACATCTGAACAGACTTCTCAGCAACGGTCTGGTCATTTGCCTGACGCAGGGGCGTCATCGCTATTACAGCCTTGCGGGCCATCATATCGCCGGACTGCTGGAAAACCTGATGGGAGTTTCCATGGGTACTTCCAAAGCTCCCGTTTCCAGTACGCCGGTCTATCTGCGTTATGCGCGCACCTGCTATGACCATCTGGCAGGCGAGCTTGCTGTCAATATTTATGAATTTATGCTGCAGGAAAAATGGCTTGAAGCAGATGGCTCGGAACTGACATCAGCCGGCAAAATACATTTTGAGAAAATGGGCGTTTTGCTTAACTCTCGCACACGACGCAAGCCCTGTTGCGGCTGTCTGGACTGGAGTGAAAGACGTTTCCATCTCGGCGGTGACGCTGGCTCAGCCTTGTTTACACTTTTCCTGCAAAAAGAATGGTTAACGCGTACACAGGGATACCGTGAAGTGAACGTAACCGATCCAGGCCGGGTTGCATTATATCGGCTGTTTAAGCTGAAGATCACCTGA
- a CDS encoding TetR/AcrR family transcriptional regulator — protein sequence MSTNSKEAILLAARKIAQSQGYNGLNFRDLAQEVGIKAASIYYHFPSKAELGVAVARRYWEDGALALEMIESESPSPLDALHRFPEIFRRSLEADNRLCLGSFMGAEKDNLPVELTKEIQTFADVNIAWLNKLLLAAEVCESSESESRARAIFAAIVGAQLFARSRSDISLFDALVDSYRAFGPVPA from the coding sequence ATGAGCACGAACTCAAAGGAAGCCATTTTGTTGGCGGCCAGGAAAATTGCCCAATCTCAGGGCTACAATGGTTTGAATTTCCGCGACCTCGCGCAAGAGGTTGGTATCAAAGCGGCGAGTATTTACTACCATTTCCCAAGCAAAGCCGAGCTGGGTGTTGCCGTTGCCAGACGATATTGGGAGGATGGCGCGCTTGCACTTGAGATGATCGAATCAGAAAGTCCCTCTCCGCTTGACGCTCTGCATCGCTTTCCTGAAATCTTCCGAAGATCGCTTGAGGCCGACAATCGTCTCTGTCTGGGCAGTTTCATGGGCGCTGAAAAAGATAATTTACCTGTTGAATTGACCAAAGAAATCCAGACCTTTGCTGATGTCAATATTGCGTGGCTAAACAAGCTTCTGCTGGCTGCGGAGGTGTGCGAATCAAGTGAGAGTGAATCCAGAGCACGCGCAATTTTCGCAGCTATTGTTGGTGCCCAGCTTTTTGCCAGAAGTCGCTCAGATATCTCGCTTTTCGATGCACTGGTCGACTCATACCGCGCGTTCGGACCTGTGCCGGCTTAG